GAATTTAAgggacaaaacagatgaacataggggaagggaaggaaaaaaataaaataaaataagagaaaaacagagagggagacacaccataagagactcttcgctctagggaacaaactgagggtggctgggggggtggggaacagagtcactgggggatgggcatcaGGAGGGCACAGGATGTTATGAGCCTTGGGTGTTCtgtgcagctgatgaatcactaaatcctaccccGAAACGCATAATACACTGTCtgttacttaaattcaatttaaattaaaaaaaagaaaaaagaaaaagaaatgccaagtGGGTCCTGCAGCCGCTACCTCTCCGCTGGAGTCAGGCTGGGAGTCGTGACTCTTGGGGTTTGGGCCTGGCTTCCTAGGGAACGTGATCACACCTTCACTGGACGGGGAGGGGAGCGGGCGGTGGAAGACAGACAGCATCTTAGGGCTTGCCCCTCCCGCTTCCCCTGAGCTGTATGACCCTGGGTGAGTCACTGAACCTCGCTGTGAGTAGAGATGGTCACGGTGTCTTCTTTAGAGGGGCGTTCAGCAGAGCGGTGCCCGgtatgcagtaggtgctcagtacatGCTGGCTATTCTCTGGCCTTCCTTCTCGAGGCAGGGGAGGAGCCTTCTGCAAGCAGAGACAAGGGTGCCGGCCCTGACTTTCCCCTTCTTGTCCCCACAGGTGACAAAGGGGACCGAGGCCTGCTGGGCACACCCGGGAAGCTGGGCCGGGAGGGTCCCCGGGGGGAGCGTGGCCCGCAGGGCACCAAGGGCGCCAAGGGGCAGGCGGGCAGCCCCGGGGCCCCGTGCCAGACGCGCTTCTCAGCCTTCTCGGTGGGCCGCAAGACGGCCCTGCACAGCAGCGAGGGCTTCCAGCCGCTGCTTTTTGACACTGTCTTTGTCAACCCCGATGGCCACTTCGACCTGACTGCCGGTCACTTTGTCGCCCCGCTGCGTGGCCTCTACTTCTTCAGCCTCAACGTCCACAGCTGGAACTTCAAGGAGACGTACGTGCACGTTGTGCACAACGAGGAGGCGGCCGTCATCCTCTACGCGCAGCCCAGCGACCGCAGCATCATGCAGAGCCAGAGCGTGATGCTGGCGCTGGCGCCCGGGGACCGCGTCTGGGTGCGTCTCTTCAAGCGCGAGCGGGAGAACGCCGTCTACAGCGACGACGTGGACACCTACATCACCTTCAGTGGCCACCTCATCAAGCCTGAGGATGATTAGTGGTCCCCGGTGGGGCAGCCCCCGCCCCGGGGTCGGGGGAACTGTGGGCAAAGTTGTCCTCCATGAAGTGGGCCCCCGGGACCAAGCATTCTGGAtgggcttcctcttctttccttccctccaacatctcgctctctctcttctcttggacATATTTTAAGAAGCACGCTAACCTGAATATTCTAGAACTTTCCCAGCCTGCGAACGCGGCAGATTCTGATTCTGGTTCTGAAGGGGGCGGTGTCCAGGGTTCTGCACGTATAAGAAGTTCCTGGAAGTAGTTGGTGCTATTGGTCCAGGGACCCGCCTTGAGTCCCCAGATTCTAGACCTTTCCCAACATTCTGGAATCCTCCAAACATTCTAGACTCTTGCCAAATCCTTCACTTCTCTCATCTTtccaggacccccacccccaccccatcctcttgCTCCTTCcaccttctctgtccctctcttgtGCACCCCACTTGTGCAGCCGCCGTtcccttattcattcatcaaacgcTCTCTGAGCACTcactctgtgtcaggctctggggAAGCAGAGGTGAGACACAGGCCCTGCCCTTGGTGAGTGCCCAGCCCCGCCAGGGTGGGGAGACACAGGCTCAGGAAACCAGACCCAGAAAAATAGCAGGGCTCTCATCACAGAAGTCTGTGTCTGGGCGTTCAGCCACCATGGACCGTCCTTGTCTGCAGGTCCCCAAGGTGGATAGAGTCCCCAAGGACTTATCCCCTTATccttgttcatttctttccttcctgcccaaAGCCCTTCATTAAAGCAAACCCCAGAAGGGCCATGGTCAGGGCAAGGGTGCTATGAGGGGAGGATCCAGGGGCCTGCGGCATTTGGGGGTGAAGAGGGCCCTTGGGAAAGGGAGCCCAGACCCACATCTCCCCACATGTCAGGTACGGCAGCCCGCGAGGACTCCTCCCCTCCTCACAcatccccttccccatccccaagGCGCCTGGGCCTCGGttctcccaggctcccagccacCGCCAGACACTGACGTCGTCCTCAGGTGCTCTCTGACCCTCCTTGGCCCTCCTTGGCGGCCCAACGTCCCTGGCTTTCCGGACCTGGTTAAAGTGCTGAGGTCCCGATGGGCAGCTCGTGCCCGGCACGGAGCCTCCTGTGGCCAGATGCCACCTTGACACGTGCCACTGGGCCATGGGCCAGGCTTTGGAGCCCTCAGCAGGTCTAGGGAACTGAAGCAGGCAACATCCCAGGTCAGTGGAGGGGAACCTCCTCTGAGCCATGAGGCTAAGACAGGCACTGGGAGTGACCAAGGCCAAGGAAGGGACATCAGGCCTTctgtcctttctccctctcccgggGTGGGGCAGTCTGGCGGTCTCCGGCCTTCTTGTCTCCTATCCCAGGCAGCCTGAACCTCTCTCCAGAGGGAAATGGCTGCTTCCCGTTGGTGCTGATGCTGACCGTGGGGCAGAGGCGCCCCGGGCAGTGGTCTCTGGTGCTCACTCGTAGCCGACGGATTCACGGCTCAGTGATGGGGGGCTGGCAGCAGGACCTGACCCCGTGCCGTGAACGCTGGTGCTATATCCTCACTCCTCACCTGACTTCACCCCTGTCCTGCTTGTCTGGAGTGATTAAAGTGTGTGTCTTTTTGGCAGTTCAGGCTGGTTCTTTCTGCTCggctccctgtgcccctcctcggGAGGGCGGCCAGTCCTGGTTCTGCTGGGGGCCCGACCACAGGGCTCCCCTCCATGGGCTCCCCATCCCACGTGGCCCCCTCGGTCACTCATCAGCTGGTAGGCCTTGGAGTGAGTGGAGCCAGGCTCGGAGCCGGCTGGGCTGTGCCTTGTCTGTGGCCTCAGGCCAGGCTCCACACacctgagcctccgtttccttgtttgtaaaatggggatgcaGAGAATCTACCCCAGGGGGTGGCCATGAGGATGAGAAGAGCGATATTTGAGCCACACtcagtgcctgctgtgtgctgggtACCCCGCTAGGCGTGGAGGTGCAGGGCGAGCCCAAGC
This genomic interval from Mustela erminea isolate mMusErm1 chromosome 6, mMusErm1.Pri, whole genome shotgun sequence contains the following:
- the C1QTNF6 gene encoding complement C1q tumor necrosis factor-related protein 6; amino-acid sequence: MGIASLDLLCAGLLLPLLVFAVPTEEPSSGDAVASGTPGYCQRCCDSEDPLTPADEVVLSASPSALPYLLPEVRPYINITILKGDKGDRGLLGTPGKLGREGPRGERGPQGTKGAKGQAGSPGAPCQTRFSAFSVGRKTALHSSEGFQPLLFDTVFVNPDGHFDLTAGHFVAPLRGLYFFSLNVHSWNFKETYVHVVHNEEAAVILYAQPSDRSIMQSQSVMLALAPGDRVWVRLFKRERENAVYSDDVDTYITFSGHLIKPEDD